The proteins below are encoded in one region of Rana temporaria chromosome 2, aRanTem1.1, whole genome shotgun sequence:
- the LOC120927996 gene encoding trefoil factor 1-like, whose amino-acid sequence MDRRICWILAAVLLLGVTCSAQNQPDCTVDPKARLNCGYPGISSAICQSKGCCFDSSLAGVIWCFEPAVQECVL is encoded by the exons ATGGACCGCAGGATTTGCTGGATCTTGGCCGCTGTGCTGCTGTTGGGGGTCACCTGCTCAGCCCAGA ATCAACCTGATTGTACTGTCGATCCAAAAGCTCGGCTAAACTGTGGATATCCCGGGATCTCCTCAGCTATCTGCCAGTCCAAAGGCTGCTGCTTTGACTCCAGCCTTGCGGGGGTAATCTGGTGCTTCGAACCTGCCGTGCAAG aatgcGTCCTTTAA
- the LOC120927995 gene encoding putative gastrointestinal growth factor xP1 has protein sequence MDYRMFCLLAVALVVSSFSTANGQAALTEAQCNVQPVARVNCGEPGITSAECFNKGCCYDTRDPNAIWCFYAKPDDECLF, from the exons ATGGATTACCGTATGTTCTGCTTGTTGGCCGTCGCCCTCGTTGTCAGCTCCTTCAGCACTGCAAATGGACAGGCTGCACTGA CTGAAGCCCAATGCAATGTTCAACCTGTTGCAAGAGTAAACTGTGGTGAGCCTGGTATTACATCCGCTGAGTGCTTCAACAAAGGATGCTGCTACGACACCAGAGATCCAaatgccatctggtgcttctatGCCAAGCCTGATGATG AGTGCCTCTTTTAA